The region GATCTTGTCTCCGGTCAGTGCTAACGGTTCGGCTGAAGGTGTGGAGGAGATTCCCCGCAATGTGAACGCAGGTCATTCGGTGGCTAAAGTGCGGGCCTTTGACGCTGATATAGGATACAACGCCTGGCTATCGTTCTCACTGCAACACGCTACAGACGCCAGTCTGTTTGGTTTGGAGCGCTATACAGGGCAGATCAGGACGCTTCGCTCATTCACAGAAACAGACGAGGCGGAGCATAAACTGGTCATAGTGGTAAAAGACAATGGGAACGTTTCACTGTCAGCTACAGCGACTGTGATCATTAAGGCTGTGGAGCCCAAAGAGGCGTTTGCAGCTTCTGACACTAAAAGCGCGGTGCAAACCGAGGAAGAGAACAATGTGACTTTTTATCTGATCATCACACTGAGCTCCGTTTCCGCGCTTTTCCTGCTCAGTATTATCGGTTTGATCGCGATGCAGTGCTCCAAACCTCCTGACTATTCTCCCAAATATTCCCGGGACCCCAATTACGCAGACACGAGCGGGAACGGAACACTGTGCCACAGCATCCAGTACCGATCCGGAGACAAACGCTACATGCTCGTTGGGCCCAGAATGAGTATCGGTTCTGCTATCGTTCCGGGCAGCAATGCGAACACTCTAATGGTGCCAGATCACAGGAGCAGAACTTCCGGAGAGGTACGTTTTGAGCTTATTGCCTTCTACTATCCAATTGACGTCGACATGAATTTTCTGACATTTCCTGCTTTTCCTTTTCTAACGTTTGTTCACTGACAGAATTGTTTATGTCTCCCAGTGTAttctcgttttttttgtttaatttgaacGATGTTAGAAACATTcataacataatattattaattacaaGGAGCACAGTTATATTCCAGCTTGCTGGCTGCTGTCCTTAGTCCTGAGACTTGTGTGATCGTCCAGCTGTTATCTAGACTACAGCATTTTCCATGAAACGTGCTAAATTATCAACAGTAATCAAtctatccatttttatttatagagcacatttcatgttCATAACAAAGTTAAGCGGGCACAGAGCACGTGAAAGAATTACAGTCTAGAAGAGAGCGTctaaaaccaaacagaaaacaacaataaaaacagaaaacacaataaaaagaaaaccaaatagCCAAGATCAAAAACCAAAAAGTGAAGTTAATAAGATTAGTGCAAGTCGTTAAATCCGTGAAGAAAATGTACGTTTTAGGactaattttaaaatttgctaACGTTGTGGAACTGCCCAGTCCATCTGCCGCGGTTTCCCGGGTGACTAAAGGCAGCTTCGCCAGCTCTTATTCTTACTCTCGGTATATCCAACAAACCACTTTCCAATGGCCTAAGAGACTGAAATGGCTCGTGTCATAAGCAGTCAGCATGTCAAACATGTAACTTGGCGCCACTGCTCACAGCTTTATAGACAAGCAGCAAGATCTTAACACCAACTCCAGTTCTCGCTGTTAGCTCGAGCAGCGAAGTAAGTACAGCAGTCATGTGATTAGATTTTCTTTTCCCGGTCAGCACTCTGGCTCCAGAATTTAGAATTTAATGGATATAACTGCTGTACACTTTATTCTACAGTACGTCTGCGTTCATGACCTATTTCTTAAGTAACATAACACTAATTTGCTGGACACTGTCAGTTGCCAGTTGTTGTCTTCACGTTTCTTGGATTTTTGTACTGTCCAAACTGCATgtgattacatttacatttcagtatttagcagatgccGCTGTTTGGAGCGACTTCAATAAATGACCCTCTAGTCTCCTCTTCAGTTTTCACTGTATGGATATGTATATATTACTTTGGgaattgatttttctttgaagcatatttaaaaaattatgcattataaaatgaataaattacatgTTCAGTTGTCTGTATAACTAAAACTATTTAGGAAATTCTGACATTGAGGTTGTAACAGACTTTTGTTGGagctctgtcactcacagataAGAAAGTTCTAGTAAGAAAGGTAACGATAAAGAAAGTACAGAGAGTAATGGTTCACGGTGCACAATCGTGCTGTTTATTATTCTCACGTAATCCATGCAGATTAGGCACCGTTAGATAACTTGAACAGGAATAAGAGAGCGACAAAATGGCGAATACCCCCATATATGTAGTGTGCTGCGTCATCAAAACTCCGCTCCACCCACAGGTTTTATCATAAATATACTGTAGTTCCTAATACAGTTCATTACAAGGTGTGTGCAACCTTATTTTAAAACCAAGAAAGGCCATAATGTGTCTGTTAATCTGTCGGCTTTTATCGAAGGGGCCTAAAATAATTTCCTGTTAAAATTGTTGCTGAAGTTATATCTGATAAGAAGGCGCAGGGTGTCACTGTTTTCaaactgtacagtatatttctgCCTCCGCCCCTTTCTAATCCACCATTGTGTGGAAGCTCGCGCAGGTCCAGCATCAGCAGGGAGCTAAAGGAGACGCCTCGCGCACGGTGTTTTGTTGTATGACCGTGTTTAGTCCTCTTCTTCAAACTTGGAATGTACAAACGCGATGCCGTTTTTAAATGGATATAATTTAGCGCGCGGTGATCACCAGCCTGTGTAATCAGTGTTGTGGACCTATGTGTGTTCATTCACAATGAAATTGAGCGATGTAAAGAGCGGGCGGAGCGCTCTGTTATTTTTCGTGTTGCTTTGCATTGGGAACAGAGCGACCGCGCAAATAAGATACTCTATACCCGAGGAATTGCAGCCAGGGGCTGTTGTAGGCAATATCGCTAAGGATTTGGGATATGATGTCGAGAAGCTAACGGAGCGCGGTTTACGCATCGTGTCTGGATCCAAACAACAGCTATTTACAGTGAATGAAAGGAATGGCGAATTACTGGTGAAGGAAAACATTGATAGGGAAGCGCTTTGCGGTCGAAGCTCGGAATGTTTTGTCAGTCTTAAATCGGTGTTGGACCATCCATTGGAGGTCCAGCACGTGGAGGTGGATATAACGGATATTAATGACCATTCTCCCAGTTTTTCAGCAAAAGAAAGGCGATTGGAAATAGCGGAGTCAGCGACGACAGGAGCTCGATTTCCTTTGGAAAGCGCGCATGATCCTGACGTGGGTACTAATTCCTTACGTTCATACCGTTTGAGTCAGaacaaatattttgatttagAAATACAGGATAATAGCGAGAGCAATAAAGTCCCCGTGTTAATATTACAGAGAGCCTTAGACAGAGAAATAAATGCCGAGCACAACTTAATCTTGTCAGCTTTTGACGGAGGCAGTCCAGCTCGATCTGGCACGCTcaacatttctgtttcagtgCTTGACATTAATGATAACGCACCTGCCTTTGACCAGCAAACCTATAAGGTCACACTGCTGGAGAACGTGCCGGTAGGGACGTTTGTGGTGAAAGTGCATGCCACTGACCCGGATTCCGGGCCAAACGGGGAAATTGAGTACTCTTTCGGTAATACTTTCCGCAGCAAAATACTGGAACTGTTTGACCTGGATGCCCGAACTGGAGAGATACGCGTTAAGGGGAGGATAGATTACGAGGAAAATAAGGTGCACGAGATTGATGTCCAGGCCACTGATAAAGGCCATGTACCCATGTCTGTTCATTGTAGCGTCATAGTGAAAATAGAGGATGTCAACGACAACACACCGGATATTGACGTGACGTCTTTATCCGACGTGATATCGGAGGGCGCTCGCGCCGGTACCACTGTAGCTCTGATAAGCGTCAGTGATGGAGACGCTGGTTCAAACGCCCAAATAGTGTGTCAGTTAAGTGAAGGGGTGCCTTTTGAGTTAAAACCCTCTTTTAGGAAGAACTTCTACTCAGTCGTTAGCACCGGGCCGCTGGACAGAGAGACCACACCTGTGTACAGCATGACAATAACCGCGCGTGACTTGGGCACGCCCCCCCTGTCCTCCACTACAGAAATAGCCGTACGTTTATCCGATGTAAATGATAATAGCCCACGCTTTTCTGAGAATAATTACATGCTGTATTTTCACGAGAACAATGTTCCAGGAGCTTCTATATTCTCTGTGAGCGCCACTGATGCAGATGAGCAGGAAAACGCAATTGTGTCTTATGCACTGAGCAAGAACCAGGCGGACGATCGTATAAATCCTTTCTTAAATATTAATCCAGAAAATGGCATCATTTACGCATTAAAAAGTTTTGATTTTGAGACTCTGAAAACGTTTCAGTTCCATGTGGCCGCTACAGACTCCGGAACACCGTCGCTAAGCAGCAACGTCACAGTGAATGTCTTCATTCTGGATCGGAATGATAACGCTCCGGTGATCTTGTCTCCGGTCAACGCTAACGGTTCGGCTGAAGGTGTGGAGGAGATTCCCCGCAATGTGATCGCAGGTCACTCGGTGGCTAAAGTGCGGGCCTATGACGCTGATATAGGATACAACGCCTGGCTGTCGTTCTCACTGCAGCACGCTACAGACGCCAGTCTGTTTGGTTTGGAGCGCTATACAGGGCAGATCAGGACGCTTCGCTCATTCACAGAAACAGACGAGGCGGAGCATAAACTGGTCATAGTGGTAAAAGACAATGGGAACGTTTCACTGTCAGCTACAGCGACTGTGATCATTAAGGCCGTGGAGCCCAAAGAGGCGTTTGCAGCTTCTGACACTGAAAGCGCGGTGCAAACCGAGGAAGAGAACAATGTGACTTTTTATCTGATCATCACACTGAGCTCCGTTTCCGCGCTTTTCCTGCTCAGTATTATCGGTTTGATCGTGATGCAGTGCTCTAAACCTCCTGACTATTCCCCCAAATATTCCCGGGACCCCAACTACGCAGACACGAGCGGGAACGGCACACTGTGCCACAGCATCCAGTACCGGTCCGGAGACAAACGCTACATGCTCGTTGGGCCCAGAATGAGTATCGGTTCTGCTATCGTTCCGGGCAGTAACGCGAACACTCTAGTGGTGCCAGATCACAGGAGGGGAACTTCCGGAGAGGTACGTTTTGAGCTTATTGCTTTCTAATATCCTATTGATGTCAACATGAATTTCTGACATCTCCTGCTTTCCCATTTCTGACGTTTGTGCACATACAGAATCTCTTATGTTTCCATGCGTattctcttttttgttgttttattagaatgattttaaaaacacagatatCATTGAACTTCAGGAGAGGTAAGCGTTCATTTCTAGTTTTGATAATCAGTGCCTGTTTTCCGACTCTGTTCAGCGCTTACTCATCCATGGGACGACGTGTCTATTCTCAGATGGACTCTTTGAATGGCGGTAGTGGCCGAGGCTAGAAATAACAGTTTCATATTAACATTcactttagttttattttaatgtctcTGTTTCCCAATAGATTGCGTGTTTTGCTTGGAAAGCTTCAGAAAAGGGATTGGTCTAGTGAAAGTACACATTGGATTGATTGCGCACTCTACATACCTCTGCAATCGCTTGTGCTGTTAAATtgttatattgtatattgttaAGCACGTGTTTGCTAGTTGTGGTCAGTTTCAGTGATGCATGTGTGAATTTAATCGAACACCTTCTATCGCTGCATCGCAATTTAAGCCTTTACTTCCATTCGTTTCTTTCCCCTTTCCGGTTTCAGCGGTTGGGTGTAAACTTTAATGACTTATTGAACATTACCGTCACTTTAACATTTCTGCTATTTTAACGCCTACATAAATTCATAATTACACCCGTTAACTGAATAATGTTGTTTTGTGGTTAATAAAGATATAAAAAATGATGGACCTTGGATTTTAAACGTAAGGTGTCAGTGTTGGACAAGGAAATGGATTTACGGTGGAAACCCTGCCCACCTCGCGAGACTGCTTCCATCCCCGTGAAAGGAGAAATTCTCGTGCTGTGGTCTGTGAACGAGACATGTCACCCGAGAATGTCTGCAAAAATACCTTTCCAATGGAAAACGGGAAATTTTCAATACTTTAAGCCATGTTATGCTGAATTGCAACGATACGTGGTTTAATTTGAGACAGTGTGTTTTATATAATTCGCAATGAAACTCAGTGGTGAAAGACATCAGCGGGATCTCTGGCAGATCattctgcttttctgttttgttttgtgtttcggAGCGCGCGCCTCTGCGCAGCTGAAATATTCTGTGCCAGAGGAGGTGAAAGAGGGATCCGTTGTGGGAACAATCGCGAAAGATTTGGGACTTGACGTGAGTACACTAGAAATGCGGCGATTTCGGATTGTGTCTGGTGCAACTGAGCCGCTTTTCCAGGTACATTCAAACAATGGCATCTTGTTTGTTGGTAAAAGAATAGATAGAGAAGAAATCTGTGGCGAAAATGCTGCTTGTTTGATTAATCTAAAAATCGTTGTTGAAAATCCACTCGAGGTTCACTACGTTGCGGTAGAAATCTTAGACGTAAATGACCACTCTCCCAGTTTTTCAGCAAAAGAGAAACGTATGGAAATCGCCGAGTCCACCCTGCCGGGCGCGCGCTTCCAGCTGCAAGCGGCACGTGATCCAGATAATATAGATAATTCTGTGCGCTTCTATAAACTGAATCAGAATGAACATTTTGAGCTCGAGATAAGAGACAGGGGGCAAGACAAGAAAATGCCATATTTAATATTACAGAAATCTctggacagagagcacagaagtGAACACAGATTAGTACTGACGGCTGTAGATGGGGGAAACCCGCCAAGATCTGGAATCTTAAACGTCACTATCACAGTTTTGGACAATAATGATAATCGACCGGTCTTTAGCCAAGAAGTGTATTCTACTACATTACAAGAAAATGTCCTCGTCGGTACTGTTGTCATACAAGTAAACGCGACAGATCTGGACGAGGGTACGAATGGAGATATTGAATATACTTTTGGAAGCAACTTGAACCTTAAGGCGTATGACGCGTTTCATTTGGATCACGTGACTGGTGAAATTCGAGTTAAAGGCCCGGTGGATTTTGAAGACACGGAGGTTTACCAGCTGGACGTCCAGGCATCTGATAAAGGCCAGCCACCGATGACTGTGGACTGCAGTGTTATTATAAACATAAGAGACGTGAACGATAATAGCCCTGAGATCGAGGTGACCTCACTCTCTAACCTGGTTTCTGAAGACTCAAATCCAGGAACTGTTATCGCCCTCATTAGTGTCACAGATATAGACTCTGGTGTTAATGGTAAAGTTATATGTAGCCTGTCTGAAACCCTACATTTCGACTTGAAACCATCTTTTCAGGACAACTTATACTCCTTGGTTACCAAGGGCAACATAGACAGGGAACAGACGtctcattatgacatcacaattacCGCCACAGACTGTGGTCAGCCTCCTCTGTCCGTGTTTAAAACGGTTGGCGTGGAGATATCTGACGTAAATGACAACAGTCCAATTTTTTCACAGAATCCATATGAGTTATATCTCGTGGAAAATAACATTATTGGGGCCTCGATACTCTCTTTGAGTGCATCGGATATTGACTTGGATGACAATGCTCGGATCTCCTACCAC is a window of Anguilla rostrata isolate EN2019 chromosome 9, ASM1855537v3, whole genome shotgun sequence DNA encoding:
- the LOC135264290 gene encoding protocadherin alpha-3-like isoform X6, encoding MKLSGERHQRDLWQIILLFCFVLCFGARASAQLKYSVPEEVKEGSVVGTIAKDLGLDVSTLEMRRFRIVSGATEPLFQVHSNNGILFVGKRIDREEICGENAACLINLKIVVENPLEVHYVAVEILDVNDHSPSFSAKEKRMEIAESTLPGARFQLQAARDPDNIDNSVRFYKLNQNEHFELEIRDRGQDKKMPYLILQKSLDREHRSEHRLVLTAVDGGNPPRSGILNVTITVLDNNDNRPVFSQEVYSTTLQENVLVGTVVIQVNATDLDEGTNGDIEYTFGSNLNLKAYDAFHLDHVTGEIRVKGPVDFEDTEVYQLDVQASDKGQPPMTVDCSVIINIRDVNDNSPEIEVTSLSNLVSEDSNPGTVIALISVTDIDSGVNGKVICSLSETLHFDLKPSFQDNLYSLVTKGNIDREQTSHYDITITATDCGQPPLSVFKTVGVEISDVNDNSPIFSQNPYELYLVENNIIGASILSLSASDIDLDDNARISYHIHRGKGTPTDMSPFLNVNTDNGVVYALKSFDFETVKTFQFHVVAKDSGTPSLSSNVTVKVFILDQNDNAPVILSPVSANGSAEGVEEIPRNVIAGHSVAKVRAYDADIGYNAWLSFSLQHATDASLFGLERYTGQIRTLRSFTETDEAEHKLVIVVKDNGNVSLSATATVIIQTVEPKEAFAASDTESAVQTEEENNVTFYLIITLSSVSALFLLSIIGLIVMQCSKPPDYSPKYSRDPNYADTSGNGTLCHSIQYRSGDKRYMLVGPRMSIGSAIVPGSNANTLMVPDHRSRTSGEPKAPNADWRYSASLRAGMQSSVHMEESSVMQGAQGVLVQNWPTVSSAAGDAEGGEVSPPVGAGMNSNSWHYRYGPGPGYPPQALKPGEVPEAFIIPGSPAIISIRQDQGGPDDKSDFITFGKKEEAKKKKKKKKGKEKKEKGKDGEEE